A DNA window from Halichondria panicea chromosome 16, odHalPani1.1, whole genome shotgun sequence contains the following coding sequences:
- the LOC135350689 gene encoding uncharacterized protein LOC135350689 yields MNQIDAATLHLWTQFSDLRMSPSTSPHSRHSLSSSLSHSHSSTSSPKSLSPDITVMADQSNVDALTVEEIDLERRCLGTLTDCLRSIISYAHSSYKVPISFQVKRFDRAHGQVWVKVSPDEVPEGFDLKYLLQHIKFYENIPRYAELLGVEDYKLRSTCQFFLDLQSKTASQKSEVNFGEISRVRDTICRSIKWVQEMMSIGISDRDVVQQLKEGVYRLRELTVAVDKFLAFQHNQSDVVRMTSSWFPEKQRQAARSIHHQMQHLLQDPEVVKYVLNVVGPRLGLVPFQFTPPTPGPLLS; encoded by the coding sequence ATGAATCAGATTGACGCTGCAACCTTGCACCTGTGGACACAGTTCTCGGACCTCAGAATGAGTCCGTCCACCTCCCCCCACTCCCGTCACAGCCTCAGCTCCTCACTCTCACACTCGCACTCCTCGACATCTTCACCGAAATCTCTCAGCCCCGACATCACCGTCATGGCTGATCAATCCAATGTGGACGCTCTAACTGTGGAAGAGATTGACCTAGAGCGTCGCTGTCTGGGTACCCTCACAGACTGTCTCCGCTCCATAATCTCGTATGCCCATTCCTCGTACAAAGTTCCTATCTCGTTCCAGGTCAAACGATTTGACCGGGCTCACGGGCAGGTGTGGGTCAAAGTGAGTCCAGATGAGGTTCCCGAAGGATTCGACCTCAAGTACCTGCTACAGCACATTAAGTTTTACGAGAACATTCCTCGCTATGCAGAGCTTCTTGGAGTGGAAGACTACAAGCTGAGGAGCACCTGTCAGTTCTTCCTTGATCTGCAGAGTAAAACTGCTAGCCAAAAGTCGGAGGTGAATTTCGGTGAGATTTCTCGAGTTCGTGACACCATCTGTCGCTCGATAAAGTGGGTACAAGAGATGATGAGCATCGGTATCAGCGATCGTGATGTTGTACAACAGTTGAAGGAGGGCGTGTACAGACTACGAGAGTTGACTGTAGCTGTGGATAAATTTCTGGCCTTCCAGCACAATCAGAGCGATGTCGTTCGAATGACCAGCTCCTGGTTCCCTGAGAAACAGCGACAAGCTGCTCGTAGTATTCACCATCAAATGCAACACCTTCTTCAAGATCCCGAGGTGGTCAAGTACGTACTGAATGTGGTCGGGCCTCGTCTTGGTTTGGTTCCGTTCCAGTTTACTCCCCCGACTCCTGGCCCCCTCCTCTCATAA
- the LOC135350670 gene encoding nucleolar protein dao-5-like isoform X1: protein METEAEIWSVEEWLKRIGMTDYTEGFVDNGYETVELVAKMKAEDLDAVGVKSKKDRGILFMQARMLLEETTGIRLPPSPRPSRPPAPAPVITLLMSGSVSPTTPSNTSDYSEPWDNNSRTPQVPLQSPLQSPLGTAEYSEPWNATTPKSNGSIKTIETTDSGSVDIKPPPLPPPNKGVGSTKGKKPPPSPGIKLPEYKREDGEKGFTKLQLKLKIRDELQKDSLVLSEFPFCSDTGGLNEEQLVSLAEDYASRFKVESLGVYDALKDVWRHQNNTSDFATPSNILKGGPSDNYDEPFDSQVVPTTTVVKLTAGSASPKEKNATKSHALSPTTTQPTYEEPFDTVKTPKSSPQVVKTPRLDLPSAQSKTLPSPKIQKKSADSEDKTKDSGGKGLGRLFRRKEKARARSVKDELTKVFEDEPGKKGKKQARIIFPDKSKSVKSKRKRSSTDHGKEEEEDTLGDMAVVPRGGRSGSKGVRASVAGYPVHNGISGASPKHRRSFDSGSSGPSESDESPQQRKKYGGRIFQKFKTPPTLTHNQPLKLPVSSDSDDDKTPPALRRLKQISSKRMSGSDLELDVSDDDSKGWMQASKSYDNLTAALRDSKKPEKKGLLSRLRNLRKTYARKSSKDKHKGSDSGADTSGAEIARVNSLTASMSMPDIASLSILDRQPSIPEDIPVIKRSPAKPSRSFKRSPLSSQSHTPQHTPPEQRTMPVLASSVPTESSHFSSGSCTPDIPMVRTRSSGSAKSLDKPPPPPKPSTLTRKPKPTGKTSPKGAAPQMVTTVNADNPSKNNKGSSTSLEAANAKTNDEAMSKAGPPKPMRKSIKREGVTEKVRKELEDKSSRAGNVPPSPKEEKVVPTKTDDTSLLKGLSDNHTPSGTPSVTPPPPKPSRNYKSVKILTRPPDKPALSVKPVVEKNTDGGENIKPSELLRRSHSPAADSPDHTPSLSQSAGNSQEDGPPPKTRKTVYSSKKPSPPSKPSKPPRKSIKLKTAN, encoded by the exons ATGGAGACTGAGGCAGAGATATGGAGTGTTGAGGAATGGCTGAAACGCATCGGGATGACCGACTATACAGAAGGCTTTGTGGACAACGGCTACGAGACGGTGGAGCTAGTCGCCAAGATGAAAGCTGAAGATTTGGACGCAGTGGGGGTCAAGAGCAAGAAGGATCGAGGGATACTGTTCATGCAAGCTAGAATGCTTCTTGAAGAGACTACTGGAATCAGACTCCCACCAAGTCCTAGACCGTCCCGGCCCCCAGCACCAGCTCCTGTGATCACCTTGTTAATGTCTGGAAGCGTCTCTCCGACTACCCCTAGCAACACGTCAGACTATAGCGAGCCTTGGGACAACAACTCTCGAACCCCCCAGGTCCCCCTCCAGTCACCCCTCCAGTCACCACTGGGAACTGCAGAATACTCAGAGCCTTGGAATGCGACAACCCCCAAGTCTAACGGCTCTATAAAAACTATAGAGACTACAGACAGTGGTTCTGTTGACATCAAACCTCCGCCCTTACCCCCACCGAACAAAGGAGTAGGTAGCACAAAGGGAAAGAAACCTCCACCCAGTCCTGGGATCAAGCTGCCAGAGTATAAGAGGGAGGACGGAGAGAAAGGCTTCACGAAGCTACAGCTCAAACTGAAGATAAGAGACGAGCTCCAGAAGGATAGTCTTGTGTTGTCAGAGTTCCCATTCTGTAGCGAC accGGTGGTCTCAACGAGGAGCAGCTGGTGAGTCTAGCCGAGGACTATGCCAGCCGATTCAAAGTGGAGTCCTTGGGAGTGTACGACGCCCTCAAGGATGTGTGGAGGCACCAAAACAACACGTCTGATTTTGCAACTCCTTCAAAT ATACTGAAAGGTGGACCCTCTGACAATTATGAT GAGCCATTTGACTCCCAGGTAGTTCCCACCACTACCGTTGTTAAG TTGACAGCTGGGTCTGCTTCACCCAAAGAGAAG AACGCCACAAAGAGCCACGCCCTCTCACCCACCACCACTCAGCCCACATATGAA GAGCCATTTGACACAGTCAAGACACCTAAGAGCTCTCCTCAGGTTGTCAAAACACCAAG ACTTGATCTACCAAGTGCTCAAAGCAAAACTCTACCAAGTCCTAAGATACAGAAAAAATCTG CTGATTCAGAAGACAAGACTAAGGACTCAGGGGGAAAGGGACTGGGTCGTCTGTTTAGACGCAAGGAGAAAGCACGCGCACGCTCTGTCAAAGATGAGCTCACTAAAGTCTTTGAGGATGAGCCAGGAAAGAAGGGGAAGAAACAAGCTCGGATCATCTTCCCGGACAAATCAAAGAGTGTTAAG AGCAAAAGAAAGCGATCGTCTACTGACCATGGCAAGGAAGAGGAGGAAGACACACTGGGGGACATGGCCGTGGTACCCAGAGGAGGGCGCAGTGGCTCCAAGGGAGTACGGGCCTCAGTGGCCGGCTACCCTGTTCATAATGGAATCTCTGGTG CCTCACCGAAGCACCGCCGCTCATTCGATAGTGGATCCTCTGGTCCCTCGGAAAGTGAtgagagccctcagcagagaAAA AAGTATGGTGGAAGGATATTTCAGAAGTTTaaaactccacccactctgacACATAATCAGCCACTG AAGCTACCTGTGTCTAGTGACAGTGATGATGACAAGACACCTCCCGCCCTCAGGAGACTCAAGCAAATCAGTAGCAAGAGAATGTCTGGATCTGATCTAGAG CTTGATGTGTCTGACGATGACTCAAAGGGCTGGATGCAGGCCTCCAAGAGCTATGACAACCTCACCGCGGCACTGAGGGATAGTAAGAAGCCTGAGAAGAAAGGGCTTCTCTCTCGATTACGGAATCTTCGAAAAACTTATGCTCGAAAAAGTTCAAAAGATAAACACAAAGGTTCTGACTCTGGAGCTGATACGAGTGGGGCTGAGATTGCTCGAGTCAACAGTCTGACCGCCTCCATGAGCATGCCAGACATAGCAT ctctctCGATCTTGGACAGGCAACCGTCCATTCCTGAAGACATTCCTGTTATCAAGAGAAGCCCTGCAAAACCGAGCCGCTCCTTCAAACGCTCACCGCTGTCCTCTCAAAGCCACACCCCTCAACACACCCCACCAGAACAACGTACAATGCCTGTACTCGCTAGCAGTGTACCCACTGAAAGTAGCCACTTCTCTAGCGGCTCATGTACACCTGATATTCCCATGGTCCGCACCAGATCCTCCGGTTCGGCAAAGAGTTTGGACAAACCCCCTCCACCTCCTAAACCTTCCACGCTGACTAGAAAACCCAAACCAACTGGGAAAACCTCTCCCAAAGGTGCTGCCCCTCAGATGGTCACCACAGTGAACGCTGATAACCCTTCTAAAAACAACAAAGGAAGCTCCACCTCTTTAGAGGCAGCAAATGCCAAGACAAACGATGAAGCCATGTCCAAGGCAGGGCCACCCAAACCAATGAGGAAGAGTATCAAACGTGAGGGAGTTACCGAAAAGGTACGAAAAGAGCTGGAGGACAAATCAAGTAGGGCTGGCAATGTACCTCCTTCACCAAAAGAAGAGAAGGTTGTACCAACCAAGACGGACGACACCTCTTTGTTAAAAGGCTTATCTGACAACCACACCCCTTCTGGTACCCCTTCTGTCACACCTCCCCCTCCGAAACCATCACGTAACTATAAGAGTGTCAAAATTCTCACACGTCCCCCTGACAAACCTGCTCTATCAGTTAAGCCTGTTGTTGAGAAGAATACGGACGGTGGCGAGAATATCAAACCAAGTGAACTACTTAGAAGGAGCCACTCTCCAGCAGCGGACTCccctgaccacaccccctcgtTAAGCCAGAGCGCAGGGAACAGTCAGGAAGATGGACCACCACCCAAGACAAGAAAAACTGTGTACAGTTCAAAGAAACCATCTCCTCCAAGCAAGCCCAGCAAGCCACCTCGGAAATCTATCAAACTCAAAACTGCAAACTGA
- the LOC135350670 gene encoding nucleolar protein dao-5-like isoform X2: METEAEIWSVEEWLKRIGMTDYTEGFVDNGYETVELVAKMKAEDLDAVGVKSKKDRGILFMQARMLLEETTGIRLPPSPRPSRPPAPAPVITLLMSGSVSPTTPSNTSDYSEPWDNNSRTPQVPLQSPLQSPLGTAEYSEPWNATTPKSNGSIKTIETTDSGSVDIKPPPLPPPNKGVGSTKGKKPPPSPGIKLPEYKREDGEKGFTKLQLKLKIRDELQKDSLVLSEFPFCSDTGGLNEEQLVSLAEDYASRFKVESLGVYDALKDVWRHQNNTSDFATPSNILKGGPSDNYDEPFDSQVVPTTTVVKLTAGSASPKEKNATKSHALSPTTTQPTYEEPFDTVKTPKSSPQVVKTPRLDLPSAQSKTLPSPKIQKKSADSEDKTKDSGGKGLGRLFRRKEKARARSVKDELTKVFEDEPGKKGKKQARIIFPDKSKSVKSKRKRSSTDHGKEEEEDTLGDMAVVPRGGRSGSKGVRASVAGYPVHNGISGASPKHRRSFDSGSSGPSESDESPQQRKKLPVSSDSDDDKTPPALRRLKQISSKRMSGSDLELDVSDDDSKGWMQASKSYDNLTAALRDSKKPEKKGLLSRLRNLRKTYARKSSKDKHKGSDSGADTSGAEIARVNSLTASMSMPDIASLSILDRQPSIPEDIPVIKRSPAKPSRSFKRSPLSSQSHTPQHTPPEQRTMPVLASSVPTESSHFSSGSCTPDIPMVRTRSSGSAKSLDKPPPPPKPSTLTRKPKPTGKTSPKGAAPQMVTTVNADNPSKNNKGSSTSLEAANAKTNDEAMSKAGPPKPMRKSIKREGVTEKVRKELEDKSSRAGNVPPSPKEEKVVPTKTDDTSLLKGLSDNHTPSGTPSVTPPPPKPSRNYKSVKILTRPPDKPALSVKPVVEKNTDGGENIKPSELLRRSHSPAADSPDHTPSLSQSAGNSQEDGPPPKTRKTVYSSKKPSPPSKPSKPPRKSIKLKTAN; encoded by the exons ATGGAGACTGAGGCAGAGATATGGAGTGTTGAGGAATGGCTGAAACGCATCGGGATGACCGACTATACAGAAGGCTTTGTGGACAACGGCTACGAGACGGTGGAGCTAGTCGCCAAGATGAAAGCTGAAGATTTGGACGCAGTGGGGGTCAAGAGCAAGAAGGATCGAGGGATACTGTTCATGCAAGCTAGAATGCTTCTTGAAGAGACTACTGGAATCAGACTCCCACCAAGTCCTAGACCGTCCCGGCCCCCAGCACCAGCTCCTGTGATCACCTTGTTAATGTCTGGAAGCGTCTCTCCGACTACCCCTAGCAACACGTCAGACTATAGCGAGCCTTGGGACAACAACTCTCGAACCCCCCAGGTCCCCCTCCAGTCACCCCTCCAGTCACCACTGGGAACTGCAGAATACTCAGAGCCTTGGAATGCGACAACCCCCAAGTCTAACGGCTCTATAAAAACTATAGAGACTACAGACAGTGGTTCTGTTGACATCAAACCTCCGCCCTTACCCCCACCGAACAAAGGAGTAGGTAGCACAAAGGGAAAGAAACCTCCACCCAGTCCTGGGATCAAGCTGCCAGAGTATAAGAGGGAGGACGGAGAGAAAGGCTTCACGAAGCTACAGCTCAAACTGAAGATAAGAGACGAGCTCCAGAAGGATAGTCTTGTGTTGTCAGAGTTCCCATTCTGTAGCGAC accGGTGGTCTCAACGAGGAGCAGCTGGTGAGTCTAGCCGAGGACTATGCCAGCCGATTCAAAGTGGAGTCCTTGGGAGTGTACGACGCCCTCAAGGATGTGTGGAGGCACCAAAACAACACGTCTGATTTTGCAACTCCTTCAAAT ATACTGAAAGGTGGACCCTCTGACAATTATGAT GAGCCATTTGACTCCCAGGTAGTTCCCACCACTACCGTTGTTAAG TTGACAGCTGGGTCTGCTTCACCCAAAGAGAAG AACGCCACAAAGAGCCACGCCCTCTCACCCACCACCACTCAGCCCACATATGAA GAGCCATTTGACACAGTCAAGACACCTAAGAGCTCTCCTCAGGTTGTCAAAACACCAAG ACTTGATCTACCAAGTGCTCAAAGCAAAACTCTACCAAGTCCTAAGATACAGAAAAAATCTG CTGATTCAGAAGACAAGACTAAGGACTCAGGGGGAAAGGGACTGGGTCGTCTGTTTAGACGCAAGGAGAAAGCACGCGCACGCTCTGTCAAAGATGAGCTCACTAAAGTCTTTGAGGATGAGCCAGGAAAGAAGGGGAAGAAACAAGCTCGGATCATCTTCCCGGACAAATCAAAGAGTGTTAAG AGCAAAAGAAAGCGATCGTCTACTGACCATGGCAAGGAAGAGGAGGAAGACACACTGGGGGACATGGCCGTGGTACCCAGAGGAGGGCGCAGTGGCTCCAAGGGAGTACGGGCCTCAGTGGCCGGCTACCCTGTTCATAATGGAATCTCTGGTG CCTCACCGAAGCACCGCCGCTCATTCGATAGTGGATCCTCTGGTCCCTCGGAAAGTGAtgagagccctcagcagagaAAA AAGCTACCTGTGTCTAGTGACAGTGATGATGACAAGACACCTCCCGCCCTCAGGAGACTCAAGCAAATCAGTAGCAAGAGAATGTCTGGATCTGATCTAGAG CTTGATGTGTCTGACGATGACTCAAAGGGCTGGATGCAGGCCTCCAAGAGCTATGACAACCTCACCGCGGCACTGAGGGATAGTAAGAAGCCTGAGAAGAAAGGGCTTCTCTCTCGATTACGGAATCTTCGAAAAACTTATGCTCGAAAAAGTTCAAAAGATAAACACAAAGGTTCTGACTCTGGAGCTGATACGAGTGGGGCTGAGATTGCTCGAGTCAACAGTCTGACCGCCTCCATGAGCATGCCAGACATAGCAT ctctctCGATCTTGGACAGGCAACCGTCCATTCCTGAAGACATTCCTGTTATCAAGAGAAGCCCTGCAAAACCGAGCCGCTCCTTCAAACGCTCACCGCTGTCCTCTCAAAGCCACACCCCTCAACACACCCCACCAGAACAACGTACAATGCCTGTACTCGCTAGCAGTGTACCCACTGAAAGTAGCCACTTCTCTAGCGGCTCATGTACACCTGATATTCCCATGGTCCGCACCAGATCCTCCGGTTCGGCAAAGAGTTTGGACAAACCCCCTCCACCTCCTAAACCTTCCACGCTGACTAGAAAACCCAAACCAACTGGGAAAACCTCTCCCAAAGGTGCTGCCCCTCAGATGGTCACCACAGTGAACGCTGATAACCCTTCTAAAAACAACAAAGGAAGCTCCACCTCTTTAGAGGCAGCAAATGCCAAGACAAACGATGAAGCCATGTCCAAGGCAGGGCCACCCAAACCAATGAGGAAGAGTATCAAACGTGAGGGAGTTACCGAAAAGGTACGAAAAGAGCTGGAGGACAAATCAAGTAGGGCTGGCAATGTACCTCCTTCACCAAAAGAAGAGAAGGTTGTACCAACCAAGACGGACGACACCTCTTTGTTAAAAGGCTTATCTGACAACCACACCCCTTCTGGTACCCCTTCTGTCACACCTCCCCCTCCGAAACCATCACGTAACTATAAGAGTGTCAAAATTCTCACACGTCCCCCTGACAAACCTGCTCTATCAGTTAAGCCTGTTGTTGAGAAGAATACGGACGGTGGCGAGAATATCAAACCAAGTGAACTACTTAGAAGGAGCCACTCTCCAGCAGCGGACTCccctgaccacaccccctcgtTAAGCCAGAGCGCAGGGAACAGTCAGGAAGATGGACCACCACCCAAGACAAGAAAAACTGTGTACAGTTCAAAGAAACCATCTCCTCCAAGCAAGCCCAGCAAGCCACCTCGGAAATCTATCAAACTCAAAACTGCAAACTGA
- the LOC135350695 gene encoding F-box only protein 11-like isoform X3 yields MADGRRLPCPPQLPPTQPPPCLPPPPPSQPPPCPPPLPPSQPPPCPPPTHAPPKPPPPRTSQLDPPAPPDDKPDAKTSPDKTTKEQIPKGGFLLGKRSLGSITMKLKSQSEAKKSKTDSEQNTLSKPLSRTVAAAFGSDSEDEEEMPADAKLRMRNVGKNTPTSSGPNSFNKTKSGFSVPRNSSWRNEDQ; encoded by the exons ATGGCTGATG GAAGAAGACTGCCATGCCCCCCTCAACTACCACCCACACAACCACCCCCGTGTCTACCACCTCCACCCCCCTCACAACCGCCCCCGTGTCCACCACCTCTACCCCCCTCACAACCGCCTCCATgtcctccacccacacatgcaccacCTAAACCACCTCCACCAAGGACGTCACAACTGGACCCCCCAGCCCCACCTGACGACAAACCAGATGCCAAAACATCGCCTGACAAGACAACAAAAGAACAAATCCCAAAAGGTGGTTTCTTACTCGGGAAGAGGTCTTTGGGTTCCATTACCATGAAGCTAAAATCTCAG TCAGAAGCGAAGAAGAGCAAAACCGACTCAGAGCAGAATACCCTCAGCAAACCTCTATCTAGGACAGTTGCTGCGGCTTTTGGTAGCGAT AGCGAAGATGAGGAAGAGATGCCAGCAGATGCTAAACTAAGGATGAGGAATGTGGGAAA GAACACACCAACGTCATCTGGACCTAACTCCTTTAACAAAACCAAGAGTGGTTTCAGTGTTCCTCGTAACTCATCATGGAGAAATGAAGATCAATAA
- the LOC135350695 gene encoding uncharacterized protein LOC135350695 isoform X2, producing MASSLRSSGRRLPCPPQLPPTQPPPCLPPPPPSQPPPCPPPLPPSQPPPCPPPTHAPPKPPPPRTSQLDPPAPPDDKPDAKTSPDKTTKEQIPKGGFLLGKRSLGSITMKLKSQSEAKKSKTDSEQNTLSKPLSRTVAAAFGSDSEDEEEMPADAKLRMRNVGKNTPTSSGPNSFNKTKSGFSVPRNSSWRNEDQ from the exons ATG GCCAGCTCACTTCGTTCTTCAGGAAGAAGACTGCCATGCCCCCCTCAACTACCACCCACACAACCACCCCCGTGTCTACCACCTCCACCCCCCTCACAACCGCCCCCGTGTCCACCACCTCTACCCCCCTCACAACCGCCTCCATgtcctccacccacacatgcaccacCTAAACCACCTCCACCAAGGACGTCACAACTGGACCCCCCAGCCCCACCTGACGACAAACCAGATGCCAAAACATCGCCTGACAAGACAACAAAAGAACAAATCCCAAAAGGTGGTTTCTTACTCGGGAAGAGGTCTTTGGGTTCCATTACCATGAAGCTAAAATCTCAG TCAGAAGCGAAGAAGAGCAAAACCGACTCAGAGCAGAATACCCTCAGCAAACCTCTATCTAGGACAGTTGCTGCGGCTTTTGGTAGCGAT AGCGAAGATGAGGAAGAGATGCCAGCAGATGCTAAACTAAGGATGAGGAATGTGGGAAA GAACACACCAACGTCATCTGGACCTAACTCCTTTAACAAAACCAAGAGTGGTTTCAGTGTTCCTCGTAACTCATCATGGAGAAATGAAGATCAATAA
- the LOC135350695 gene encoding uncharacterized protein LOC135350695 isoform X1, producing the protein MQASSLRSSGRRLPCPPQLPPTQPPPCLPPPPPSQPPPCPPPLPPSQPPPCPPPTHAPPKPPPPRTSQLDPPAPPDDKPDAKTSPDKTTKEQIPKGGFLLGKRSLGSITMKLKSQSEAKKSKTDSEQNTLSKPLSRTVAAAFGSDSEDEEEMPADAKLRMRNVGKNTPTSSGPNSFNKTKSGFSVPRNSSWRNEDQ; encoded by the exons ATGCAGGCCAGCTCACTTCGTTCTTCAGGAAGAAGACTGCCATGCCCCCCTCAACTACCACCCACACAACCACCCCCGTGTCTACCACCTCCACCCCCCTCACAACCGCCCCCGTGTCCACCACCTCTACCCCCCTCACAACCGCCTCCATgtcctccacccacacatgcaccacCTAAACCACCTCCACCAAGGACGTCACAACTGGACCCCCCAGCCCCACCTGACGACAAACCAGATGCCAAAACATCGCCTGACAAGACAACAAAAGAACAAATCCCAAAAGGTGGTTTCTTACTCGGGAAGAGGTCTTTGGGTTCCATTACCATGAAGCTAAAATCTCAG TCAGAAGCGAAGAAGAGCAAAACCGACTCAGAGCAGAATACCCTCAGCAAACCTCTATCTAGGACAGTTGCTGCGGCTTTTGGTAGCGAT AGCGAAGATGAGGAAGAGATGCCAGCAGATGCTAAACTAAGGATGAGGAATGTGGGAAA GAACACACCAACGTCATCTGGACCTAACTCCTTTAACAAAACCAAGAGTGGTTTCAGTGTTCCTCGTAACTCATCATGGAGAAATGAAGATCAATAA